A genomic segment from Nostoc sp. ATCC 53789 encodes:
- a CDS encoding transposase (programmed frameshift) yields the protein MWNEYNNPRHIRTLNGVVELQLKIRRCRNKSCLRYKKAYRPEQEGSLALPQNEFGLDVIAYIGALRYQEHRSVPQIHTHLELKGICISQRTVTYLIDRYDELLSLWLKDHKRLKAIVANQGRVILAIDGMQPEIGHEVLWVIRDCLSGEIILAKTLLSSRNEDLVALLLEVTNTLNVPIDGVVSDGQQSIRKAVRLALPSIAHGLCHYHYLKEAIKPIYEADRNAKKELKKKVRGLRDIERSVVNEDKDLVTIIEDYCSAVRSSITNDGHPPLEASGLKLQSNLTLIEQSLERMEKKGALPPTLVNLKHLIAKGLSATASLFSPVRVAYQWVDKASNILNNKIALDAAGVKQSYQQLLTEMSQQKQKAGTLNTAIDNFIKTTHSYWSGLFHCYEIEDFPRTNNDLEHAFGMLRHHQRRCTGRKVAPSSLVIRGSVKLACAIATKLHSFTASDLAQVDIHTWLELRSQLQKHHKARIEQYRFRRDPKGYLANLESRLL from the exons ATGTGGAATGAATACAATAATCCTCGACATATAAGAACGTTAAACGGGGTAGTAGAACTACAGCTAAAAATTCGTCGATGTCGAAACAAGTCATGTCTGCGGTATAAAAAAGCATATCGACCAGAGCAAGAAGGGTCACTCGCTCTACCACAGAACGAATTTGGTTTGGATGTGATTGCTTATATAGGAGCATTACGCTACCAGGAACATAGAAGTGTTCCTCAAATACACACTCACCTTGAATTAAAGGGTATATGTATCAGTCAACGAACGGTCACGTACCTAATTGACAGATATGACGAGTTACTTTCTTTATGGCTAAAAGATCATAAAAGGTTAAAAGCAATAGTGGCTAATCAAGGACGGGTGATATTAGCGATCGATGGTATGCAGCCAGAAATTGGACATGAAGTATTATGGGTAATTCGAGATTGCTTATCAGGAGAAATAATACTTGCTAAAACCTTATTATCATCAAGAAACGAAGATTTAGTGGCGTTATTATTAGAAGTAACTAATACCCTAAATGTACCAATTGATGGCGTTGTTAGTGATGGGCAACAATCAATTCGCAAAGCTGTTAGGTTAGCATTACCTAGTATTGCTCATGGTTTATGTCATTATCATTACCTAAAGGAGGCAATTAAACCCATATATGAGGCGGATCGAAATGCAAAAAAGGAATTAAAAAAAAAGGTTAGAGGACTACGAGACATTGAACGTAGTGTTGTCAATGAAGATAAGGATTTGGTGACTATTATTGAAGATTATTGCTCGGCAGTGCGTAGTTCTATAACCAATGATGGTCATCCACCATTAGAGGCATCTGGGTTAAAGTTACAATCAAATTTGACGCTAATAGAGCAAAGTTTAGAACGGATGGAAAAAAAAG GTGCTTTACCACCAACTTTAGTCAACCTAAAACACCTGATAGCTAAGGGTTTATCTGCGACTGCATCTTTATTTTCACCTGTGAGGGTTGCATATCAGTGGGTTGATAAAGCTAGTAATATTCTCAACAATAAAATAGCTCTTGATGCTGCTGGAGTCAAACAAAGTTATCAGCAACTTTTAACAGAAATGTCCCAACAAAAACAGAAAGCTGGTACGCTAAACACTGCAATCGATAACTTTATAAAAACCACTCATAGCTACTGGTCTGGACTTTTTCATTGTTACGAAATTGAAGATTTTCCCAGAACTAATAATGACTTAGAACATGCTTTTGGTATGCTACGTCATCATCAACGTCGTTGTACCGGTCGTAAGGTTGCCCCCTCATCCCTTGTTATTCGTGGTTCTGTCAAACTTGCCTGTGCGATCGCTACTAAACTTCATTCTTTTACCGCATCTGATTTAGCACAAGTTGATATTCATACTTGGCTCGAATTACGCTCTCAACTGCAAAAACACCATAAAGCCAGAATTGAACAATATCGATTTCGCAGAGACCCCAAGGGTTACTTGGCTAATTTAGAGAGTCGTCTTCTCTAG
- the pyrC gene encoding dihydroorotase has product MQKLTITRPDDWHLHLRDGAALKAVLPYTVRQFARAIIMPNLKPSIRSVAEAACYRDRILAAIPEGQQFEPLMTLYLTDNTSPYDILRAKESQFIKAVKYYPAGATTNSDSGVTDIRKGDRVFEAMQQVDMPLLLHGEVTDNDVDTFDREKVFIERHLIPLKQRFPNLRVVLEHITTSDAVQYVLSANTIAATITPQHLLFNRNALFKGGLRPHFYCLPILKREEHRQALLQAATSGNPKFFLGTDSAPHTRTSKESSCGCAGCFSALHALELYAEAFESVKALDKLEAFASFYGPDFYQLPRNTERITLSKTTWRVPDEVPFMESGLVPLGAGQEMTWQMV; this is encoded by the coding sequence ATGCAAAAGCTTACCATCACCCGACCTGACGATTGGCATCTGCATCTCCGCGACGGTGCAGCACTGAAAGCGGTTCTGCCCTACACGGTGCGTCAGTTTGCCCGCGCGATCATCATGCCGAACTTGAAGCCCTCTATCCGCTCGGTGGCAGAAGCGGCTTGCTATCGCGATCGCATCCTCGCCGCCATTCCAGAGGGACAACAGTTTGAGCCATTGATGACGCTCTACCTCACCGACAACACCAGCCCCTACGACATTCTCCGGGCGAAAGAATCCCAGTTTATCAAAGCGGTCAAGTACTACCCAGCCGGTGCAACGACCAACTCAGACTCCGGTGTGACAGATATTCGGAAGGGTGATCGCGTCTTTGAAGCGATGCAGCAGGTGGACATGCCGTTATTACTGCACGGGGAAGTGACCGATAACGATGTTGATACGTTCGATCGCGAGAAGGTGTTTATCGAGCGACATTTAATCCCCCTCAAGCAGCGATTTCCCAACCTGCGGGTGGTGCTTGAGCATATCACCACCTCCGATGCGGTGCAGTATGTCCTGTCTGCCAACACCATTGCGGCAACAATTACGCCACAACATTTGTTGTTTAACCGTAATGCCCTGTTCAAAGGCGGCCTTCGCCCCCATTTTTATTGCCTGCCCATTTTGAAACGGGAGGAGCATCGTCAGGCTTTGTTGCAAGCGGCAACATCGGGGAATCCGAAGTTTTTTCTAGGTACCGATAGCGCTCCCCATACCCGCACCAGCAAAGAAAGTTCCTGTGGCTGCGCGGGATGCTTTTCGGCTCTGCACGCCCTTGAGTTGTATGCCGAAGCATTTGAAAGCGTGAAAGCCCTGGATAAACTGGAGGCGTTCGCTAGCTTCTATGGCCCAGATTTTTATCAACTGCCGCGTAATACCGAGCGAATTACCTTGTCCAAAACGACTTGGCGCGTTCCTGATGAAGTTCCATTTATGGAATCTGGGCTTGTACCTTTGGGGGCGGGGCAGGAAATGACATGGCAAATGGTATGA
- a CDS encoding RpoD/SigA family RNA polymerase sigma factor, whose protein sequence is MSSLSSDMVRIYLQEIGQYPLLKPEEEIAYARLVQEMIVIEQSKNELTQQLEREPTMTELANAVEKTEAQVRAALHLGQKAKQKMVTANLRLVVSVAKKYQNRNLEFLDLIQEGAIGLQRGIEKFDPNRGYKLSTYAYWWIRQEITRAIAEQSRTIRLPVHLTEILTKIKKVQRESFQKLGRHATAEEIASALNISTDKLREYLTASRTAISLNKQVGDEKETELGEILASDAASPEKLLSQELLSQDVAKFLEPLTPIQRQVLTLNFGLENDQHFNLAQIGQQLNLSRERIRQIQVKAISILRHRQSDMQEYLID, encoded by the coding sequence ATGTCCAGCCTCAGTTCCGATATGGTTCGCATCTATTTGCAAGAAATTGGTCAGTATCCTTTATTAAAGCCAGAGGAAGAAATCGCTTATGCAAGACTTGTACAAGAAATGATTGTCATTGAGCAATCTAAAAATGAACTAACTCAACAGCTAGAACGCGAACCAACAATGACAGAATTAGCCAATGCTGTTGAAAAAACCGAAGCACAAGTCCGAGCAGCACTACACCTTGGTCAAAAGGCTAAACAAAAAATGGTGACAGCTAATCTGCGACTAGTAGTTTCTGTTGCCAAGAAATACCAGAACCGCAATTTGGAATTCTTAGATTTGATTCAGGAAGGAGCAATCGGCTTACAAAGGGGTATAGAAAAGTTTGATCCCAACCGGGGGTATAAGCTATCAACCTACGCTTACTGGTGGATTCGTCAGGAGATCACACGCGCCATAGCAGAACAATCGCGCACTATTAGATTGCCTGTTCATCTCACTGAAATACTTACCAAAATTAAGAAAGTACAGCGAGAAAGCTTTCAAAAACTCGGTCGTCATGCCACTGCCGAAGAAATTGCATCAGCATTAAACATAAGCACAGATAAGCTTCGAGAATATCTCACTGCTTCTCGCACAGCCATTTCTTTAAATAAACAAGTGGGAGATGAAAAAGAGACAGAATTGGGCGAAATTTTAGCCAGCGATGCCGCTTCACCAGAAAAACTCCTTAGCCAAGAACTTCTATCGCAAGATGTAGCTAAATTCTTAGAACCATTGACACCTATACAGCGTCAAGTGTTGACTTTAAACTTTGGGCTAGAGAACGATCAGCATTTCAATCTAGCTCAGATTGGGCAACAGCTAAACCTCAGCCGAGAGCGGATTCGTCAAATCCAGGTCAAGGCGATAAGTATTCTCCGCCATCGACAAAGCGACATGCAAGAGTACTTAATTGATTAA